The Candidatus Cloacimonadota bacterium genome includes the window AAAGAGCTCTGTTTTCATTATTAACACCGCTCCAGTGATAACTGCTGTTTAGCTCCGTTAGCGGCGAGATGGTAGAAGAATATACGGTTTCACCCGATAAAGAATAGATCCTTATTTCACCCTGTTGATTGATCGGTAAACCAATAAATTCCAAACGGCTGTGTACATTTCTGTTAAAAGGGTTGGGAGCAATCTGAACATGTTTCAAAGTAGTCATATCGGTAAGCTGGAAACGGATGATATTCTGATTATTGGGAAGAGAATTCCCAGCCAGATCCACGATATTGTTCATGGTCAGATAGTAGGGTCGATTGCTATGTTTAAGTTTCTCCCGGAAATATATTTCAAGATAATTATCATAACAATGAATATTATTGATCCTGTTTTGAGCGTCAACAAGAGGGGTTTGTAGAGTAAAATTAGCTTCATCCTGTACAATATCTGCATCGAGGTCTTTGCTGAATACTATCTCTAACATCTGATCATTAACAACACGGTGAGAGAGAACAACGGGTGCCTCCAGATCTTCTGTATAGATGAAATAGTATTGGCCATGAGGGAAGGGAACTCCCGAACGTCCTGTAAGCCCAGTTATCTCAATATAGTAATCTTCTTCCGGTTCTGATAGAGAATTGAGGAATCTGAGTAACAGACCACGCTGATTTTCTGTGTGGTTTACTGAAGATGGGCGACCTACTCCGTTATTTACATTGTAATAACCAAGATTTATGGCATCATTACTCAGTTGAACATCAAACAGAAGGCGCAATTCATTGACTTGGGTCATTCTGATGGAGAGCAATTCGGGGATTGCATAAGGAATAGCTAAACTCCACGTAGTATGTTGGCTGATATAAGGGTCATAACCATGATGGACGCTCCGAAGAGAATAATAGTACTCTTCACCCTCGATGAGGTTGTTGTCAGTATAGGTATTTGAATAGGTTGAATCAACAAGAGTAATTAGATCATCGTGTTTACGATAGATCAAATAATATTCGGCAGCACAGTAATTCCAGTCCAGCTTCACCGTATGTTCATCTACCGGCTGTGTTGTTAAACCGATAGGCGATGGAGGACCTGTAAAATTATTCAGGGTCACAAACTGGGATTTAGAATCTACTCCATCACTGTTATTGATGATCACTCCGGCTGGATAGTCTTCATGCTGCGGGATCGGAATGACATTATATGTTCTATGAGTTGAACCCCGATAGATAGGAACAAACTCACCATCTATATAATCAATGATATAAAGATAAGGTGTTAAGGCAAAGACTAATTCTAAGTTGCCATCTCCGGTCAGATCAAGGGCATTGATAGAATTTACATCATCATAATGGTCAAAAGAGAGATAACCAAGAGTTATGAAATCCTGAAAAGCCGTGTCATAACGGAAAAACTCAAAATACCAGTAGGTCTTGTTAGGATCTACTAGATCGGATTCAAAGCCACCAACACAAAACTCCGGCTGCCCGTTCCCTGTATAATCTCCAATAGATACGTGATAGAGGTTTCTTGCCGGTAATCTCGTATGCCAGATCAGACTGTCGGACACAGCATTGTAAATCTCATAAACCATAACATCACCATCGGTATCAGCAGCCAGTATGTTCATAAAACCGTTACCGTTAAGGTCTCTGGCAGCAACTCGAGGAGCAAAAGTATTGCGTTCAAAAGTTTCAGTTGTATTGAAGAGTGTGTTCTCTTGAACGAACTGAAGGTGGTTACTGGAACGACGATATAGTGTTAATACACGAGTATTTTGAAAATTTTGAACTAAAATTAGGTCATCAATACCGTTATTGTTATAATCAATGATATTGCCACCCATAGTATTGCCACTAGTCCAGAAATCAAAACTCGGATACTCTGTCTCATCAAGGGTTCCATAGAGAACTGCAGTATTACCGATCAACCCGAGAACCTCTAAACCGAAATTGTTTTCTATTCCCATATCTATAGGTAAGAAAGAATCATTATAGGTAAATTTTTCAATCATTTCTTCATAACTGAACTCGTAGATTTTCAAGTCTCCTAAGACCTGACCTTCACCAATAGACATCCCTATGAACTCTCTGAATCCGTTATCATTGATATCAAATGACTTGGGGGTAGTTATAATGGCGGGACCAACCGTTTGTTGAATAAAAGTATCTGTGGGAATTCCCGTTTTATCGAGATAAATAACATTTTCAAAGAGGGGAGTAGTATATTCTAGGCCACTAACATTAGTAGCAGTAAACTGTAGTGATATGTTTCCTTCCGGAAGATCAACCGGTAGCTGAAGAATGTGGAGAGAATCAGCATAATTACTAAAAACATTGGTTGAGTATCCTGTATTGGAATGAACAGCCATTTGCAGTGAGACATGCTGGTCAAATTCAGTAGTCACAAAATAATAAGGTATATCGGCATGATAACGTCGAATCGCAATAGGATAACCCTCTTTCAAAACCGGCGTAGATTGGTTGACATTAACCCTGAATCTTTTTTCATAGATTCCTGCTGTTATTGTTTCCAACTTAACTCTTATCAGATAATTATCATCGGGTAAGGTCGGTGGGACATAAAAATGGGCTATCAGATCATCGTGAACCTCATTATAGTAAAATGAGGGGGTATTCTGATGAGTTACCACATCTTTCCAGTCCAAAGTTGTTGGCATTTCAGCATTAGTATACATTACAGTATAGCGAAAGAAATCTGATGCAGAAACACTGCCGGTTATGTCAAAACTACCCGATAGTCCGCTATGATCATCAGGAGAGGTGACTTCGATATAGGGGACATCAGTTATAGTCAGTAATCCTTCTACATTAAGCAAACCGTGTCCAAAATAATTATCAAATCCCGGAGTTCCAAGATCTATGGCTGAAGAAAAGAGCCGTGACTTAACTTCATTAAAACTCAAACCAGGTTCCCTAGACAGAAGCAGCGCAATTGCACCCACAACAAAAGGAGCAGACATAGAAGTTCCGGAAGAGTTATAGTAGATACTATTGGCTATAGGTATATAAGTACTCAAGATGAATTCACCGGGAGCAACTATATCAAGGTCGGGGCCGAAACTGGTAAAACCTGTCAAATTGAGGAAGTTATTAACTGCACCGACAGATATAGTAGTATTCAATCTTGCCGGATACATTACCTCAGGTACTGGGGTATTACCAGCTGAAGCAACTACTATCACTCCATTATCATAGGCATATTGACAGGCATCAGCAATGATCTGGGAAAATATCGTACTTCCCCAACTGAGATTTATGACATGGGCTCCATTATCAACGGCATAGATAATAGCGGCAGCAGCGTCATCATCTTGAAGGTAACCAGCGCCGATTGTTGTCCTGAAACCGGCACGAAGGATCATCATGCTAACATTCCAGCAAATACCGGCAATGCCCTGATCATTATTAGTGGCAGCACCGATAATACCTGCAATGTGGGTACCGTGACCACTTTCATCAGTCGGGTCATTATCTTGATCGAGATAATCACCCAGAGCAATTTGTGCTAATTCAGGAGCATCGACGAAGTCCCAACCACGCCAGTCGTCAATATAACCATTGCCGGAGCTGTCTTCTCCATTAGGTGGATATTCTGCTTCATTAATCCAGATATTCTCATAAGTACTAAATTCCGGATGCTCAAACCAGAGCCCAGAATCAACAATGGCTACAATAACATTATGATTACCAATTTCATAGTGCCAAGCTTCGGGAATACGGGATAAATGGAGTGCTTGCTGGGTAAATAAAGGGTCGTTGGGAACAACATGAAACTCATTGAGATAATTGGGCTGAATATATTCAATGCCGTCAAAACGCGGGTCTTGAATCTTTAGTTCCTCCCAATCCAAGGGCTCTTCAAATCTGATAACATAGAATCTGTTTTCTAAGGAAGGGGTTATGGCTTTTATCTGTTTGACATCCTTCTGAACCAGAAAAGAATCAAATTCAGGAACATCAAGTGTATTAATCCGGGAATTACCTTTTGGTTCAGTCGTCTTGACGATCATTTCAGTGGGGGTATATCTGAAGCTATTGCCCAACAATAGAGTGTTAATAGTCAGCAGAAATACTAAACCCGGCAAAAATTTCTTCATTTCTTTCCTCTGTTGGAAACTTTTTCTATGTAACTGATTAAATTAGTTTTTGTCTCTTGTTTTTTATCAAAATTTATAGCTCAATCCGAAAGAATGAGCATCCCTTATATCATTACTAAAAGGGAGATAAGCATAGTTGAAATCTATTCTCTTAAGTTGCAAACCAATACCGGCAGTTATGTTCTGAGTATCATGATTGAAATAGTAACCGGCTCTCACATTGAATACACTGTTAATATTGGCATTGGCTCCTAACTGCACGCGAATGTTATCATCATCGGGGTGCTTAAGCATTTTAAGTTCGGTATGAATTATTGCTATATCAACCGGCAACAGGTAATTAAAAGCCAATTCTGGTGTAACGGGGAGTTTTATCCTACTCTGATTGACTTTTTGTGTCTTACCGAGATGCTTTACAGCAGCATCTACCGATAAGCCGCTGATCGGAGTGAGATAGGTCAAGCCCAGATCAAAAGCGACTCCTGTTGATGATTTGGTCTGTATTTTCTGGTAGAGAAGCATTAAGTTAATGCCGGCATAATAGTTGGGAGTTATCCGATAGGCAAAGTTACCTATAAGGTTTACATCTAAGGGATGAAATTCACCGATAATATCACCTGCTAAATCGCGAGCATCTATCTTACCATAATCTAGAGCTCGAAGCGCAAAACCGTAGGAAGTGGCTCCAGTAATTGTGTTGATAGCAATACTGTTTAATTGAGTATCAAAGATCCATAAGTTTTGCGAAACGCTTATAGCTCGGACATTTCCCACCAATCCGGCAGCAGGATGCTCAATAAAAGATCCGGCTTCGTCGGATATGGATGCTCCAGTACCCGCCATGGCAGCAATTGATGGGGAGAGCGGTATAGTAAGCATTTTCCAGCCGTAATCACTCTTAATATTTATCGGTTCGACTCCCTGCAAGGAGAGTCCGAAAATTATTATCATGACAAGTATGAGTATACTCTTCTTCATTTATCAAACTCCTTTTTGCTATAGAACTATTTTTCTACGGCAAATTTCAATGTAACGGTCTCACCTTTTGCTTTCAAGATAGCAAAATAGACACCGGTCGCTAAGCCGTTAATATCAAGAAATACCTTGTTCCTGTTATTAGTATAGGCCTGACATTCGTGAATTTCTTTAAAAATTTGTTTACCTGAGATGTCAAATATTTTCACCTCTACTGGTAGATTTTGACTGACCATTATATTGAAGTATAATACTCCACCATTTTGATAGGTTAAAGGAACCGGAAAAGCATAACAATGTTCTTTGATAAAGATCTTATCGGTTTCTAATGGATTATCCGGCAGGGGAGCAGAATAGTATGCTGAACGTTGCAGATCGCCATATTCAACAAACCAGCCCATAGCTTCTGTATCTGGATTATACGGCTGAGGATAAAAAGTATGACGGAATAGTAAACCCTGTTCGGCAGAAAGATAGATATCAATGGCATCTGCTTTGAACACCGGAAGTGGATAGTTTCGCGGTTGCTCAGGTAGCATGAGGGGATAACCATCGAGTAATTGAAACTGGTTATTCCAGATTACGAATCGATTACCTCCCAAATTGGCTATGATCTCGGAATTGCCATTACCAGTTACGTCTAAAGCGATTACTCCAAGACTCTGGGTAGTAACTTCCGGATAAGCCAGATCATCGAAGATCACCGCCGAATGTATTTCTCCATTATATCCTACAACATAGAGATTATTGCTGCTGACTAATAATATATCCAGATAACCATTGCCGGTTACATCATCTAAACTTGGGACTGATAATATTTGCTCAGAAAACTCTATAGGGAAACCGTTGCATAATGAACCATTTTCATAGAACATATAGAGTTTATAAATCTTATCTCCTTCATCTCTAGAGGATATCTGCTCGGAAGTTAAAACTATGATGTTATTTCTGTAAATGTTTTCTTCAATCTCTTCTTTAGTTAGTGGAGCTACTATTGCCGATTCGATATCCTTACTATCGAGACGTGGAAAAGAGGTGAACAGATGGCTGTATTCGATCAGATCAATAATTTGCAGTTCATAGTGGCTGTTATCATACCGCTTAGTAAAGAAAAGCAGTTCTTCACCTTTCTGAATCAAGTTCGAGGCGATCAGTCGGTTGGCAAATGTGTAAGTATAATATGAGACATACTCTTCACTATAGAGAATGACTTCTGATCTGTCTTGCACAGTATTATAGAAAGCAAAAGCAGATCGTGCTACTGAATCAATATTACTGAAAGTAATGGGGTGAGTGACCCAAACTCGATGTGGATTTTCCGGTAAGATATCAATCAATTCGTAACCAGATGGTGAGACTTTATAGTAAGCAGCCCCGTTTGATTCACTTTGTACAGGTATAATAAATGTATGGTTATCTTCTGTATAGGTGTAAAGATGTGGTATGGATTCAACATTCAAAGGGTATTGTGGTAATAATTCAAAATTTTTGAAGAGAAAAATACTTCCTGACTCAGTCGTCTGCAACAGGTAAAGATCACCAAACTCATCTTCAACTATAGCAGCCGGATAAACATCATCACCTTCGTAAGGATATTCCAATGTCCAGGGAAAATTGACGGAAAAGGTCATGATATTCAAGGAGCTGCTGATATCGAAAATCTCAAGGTCTGTCTCACCATAATAACTCTGAACAAAGGGAAGAGATATAGTTCCGTCAGCTAATTGATATTTTCCAAAGTAATCATTATGTCCTGCCCGAAAAGAGTCATAAGGTGAACCCCGCATATATATATCAAATAGACTGGAACGCAGATGCTGGATGCCATCTGCTTCCTGTAGAGTAACACCCTGATGTGCCGGATTGGCATTGATGGTATTGTATTCATAGTTCTCCCGAATAATATTCTCATCTATGTGCCAGATCAGAATTCCAGAACCATCAATCAGAGGATAGTCAGGTCCACCCAAACCGGGAAGATAAAAGTCCCATTCGCAGCCGCGATAGGTGTTCTTCATAAAATTGAATCTTGGTACATCTTCATAAGGTGGAGGATAGTAGTCCTGCTCATCCGGTGGTAAAAGCTTGAAGGTAAAATTTGGTTCGCCTTCTAATATTGAATCGTCGGGGTTTTGCTGACGGTTTTCTACTAAATAATACTCCTCATCAGAGATTGGCACTTTGTAGACCCTGGGAATTGCTAGATCTTCCGGATTAAAGGGGTATGTTAATGGGATATCATTAGCGGTCTGTCTGATAGTTACTGGCTCTGCCCAACCGGCGAATGTACGAGTCCATGCTGATAGAAATGGTGGTACAAAACCATTAGCATTCCAAACACCTGTTCCCATTGCACAAAAATTACCTGCACCGGCTGCCCTGCCCAAATTGGAAACATTGCCAAAGAGTGTCGGTAATCCCATTTGTCTGCCGAATAGATGTACCAGCAAACCGAGAATGCCATAGTTGAGATCCTCCGGATTATCGGGATGGTCATGATTAGTTGCCGAGATTACCATCTCCTGAACATAGACACCGTCATCAGTCGGTATACCTGGGAATTCGTCATTATCCGGATCTAAAACTGCCTGCATCAATCTCCTATTCATAAATGAGCTGGATATAGCATTAGGATTAGTCCCGTAAATATCTGTCTCCCTTCCTGCTCCGGCATGCATCATTATATAGGCATCATAATCGGCAAAATTGATATAGGGATCAATATAGGCGACTACATCCTGAACTAACTGTACTCTTCTTTCTAAACTGTTGGTCTGACTTCCGTAAACTGACATATTGCTGGGTAGGGTTATCAACGTATCGCATACAGTATAATTGATCTCGTAAGCTTCATAGGATGCATCCAAATAGTAGCTCTGAACGTGAAACATGAATCTCCCAATATAATCTTGCAGAGTATAATCAGGGTTAGTTAAATAATCCTGATTGGTAATGGTATCAGTAAATTTTACATCAGCAAATTCTACCATCAGGATAAGTACATCTTGGGGTAGGGAACCAATATCCCCCCTGACAGGACGAGGACTGAAAAGTTCTGAGATCACGATCTCATTCTGATCTATCATCTCCATCTCTTTTGGAGAAGGAATGATCGGTATTAACGAAGCAATACCGAAGAGAAGTATCAGCGTCAAAACTATTAAATGTTTTCCCATATTCACCTCTTGTTCTTCTTAGTAAAAAAATACCCTCTTATCGGGGAGATAAGAGGGTATTAGGAGGGCATTCTATGTAGGGTGTGAAAGCTCTACTTTACTTTTCCAGCATATACATCATTCTCGTTGCATTTGCATATGTTGAGGAATTCATAATTTGGTGCCCAGGAATCCACTTTTGATTTCTTGTTGCGGATCAGTTTTGTCCTCTTCATCTCGACATTACATACAGGACAAACGAGTTTTCCTTCTAGGCTTGTTTCGTGTGCTAATTTAGCGGCAAACGTTCGTTTCTTTGCCATTTATCCTCCTTCATACTCAATCAAGTAAATCTGCTTTTAGTATTCTGTCAAGTAATTTGACAAAAAATATCTCTAAGCTCTTTCCTGATAAGCTCCTGTCCTTGTATCTACTTTTATTAAATCACCAACTTCTATAAAAAAGGGTACTGTAAGCCGTAATCCGGTCTGCGTTCTCGCATTCTTACCACCACCGGAAGCAGTATTACCCTTTACATTTGGATCACATTCAGTGACTTCCATGATGACTGAGGTGGGCAATTCTATACCTACCATTTCTCCATCTTTAGAAGTCTTCATTACTACTTCTGTGTTCTCCACCAGAAAACGATCAAGTTCTCCGATTGTTTCAGAAGGTATATTTATTTGCTCATAGGTGTCATTATCCATGAAAACAAAAAAATCACCGTCATGATATAGATATTGCTTCTTTGATTTTTCAATTCTAACTTCGGTCAGTTTCTCACTGATCCGGAAGTTATTTTCCAAAACCTGACCAGATTTTATATTTCTTAACTTAGTGCGAACAAATGTGTTTCCCTTGCCCGGTTTAACGTGCAAGAATTCCACGATCTCATATATTCCATCTTTAAATTCTATCATCATTCCATTGCGAATATCAGATGTTGTTGCCATATTTGTAACCTATCCTTAATTATACTATGCTAAGACACTTTTTTGACCTCTGAATCTTTGACAAGAAAAAAAATAACCACGGAGACAGGGAGATAGTCGAGCGGAAGATAGAGCGAAGAAGTGAGTAGGCAGTAAATACTAAGTAGTAAGTAGCAAAAGTCGACTTCCAATGTTCTTGCTATCCTTCCCTCTGGTTTTCTCCCCCTTGCCCCTCGTCTTGCTATCCTTCTGTAGGCTTTTCCTCCCTTTAGCTTTACCCCGACATCACCCTGAGTGTAGCGATGGGTGACATAATATAGCCTGCGACTTCAGTCGCAGGTAATGGAGCTCTGCTCCATTTGGGTGGCGGGTGGGTATAGATGGTCTTTATTCCAGACACTGAAGTGTCTGGCTATCTTATATCATACCCCTTCGGGGCATTTAATTCCTTCTTGTTATCCTTCCTCCGGCTTTATCTCCATCGCTCAGTCTCTTCCTCGTCTTTTAATCTGTGTTCATTTGTGGACAATGATGGCTCTACTTCCAATGGACTCGCGATTCCCCTTTTTTGTTTGACAAAAAACCTCTTTTTTTTGATATGGAAACACGCGTGGGTGATTAGCTCAGCTGGTTAGAGTGCTACGTTGACATCGTAGAGGTCACAGGTTCGAGTCCCGTATCACCCACCATTTTTTTTGGAGGACATCTTTAAGAGGTTGTTTCATGGATGATACTAAAAAAAAACACAAAGAACGGTTACGAATCCGCTATTGTCAGGATGGTTTAGCTGGTTTTCATAATTATGAAGTATTAGAACTTATCTTATCTTATTCTCTTATCCAGAAAGATACCAAACAAATCGCCAAGGAACTGATTAATGAATTCGGTTCTCTTATAGGAGTCATCAACGCACCGGTTGAAAAACTCATCAAAATAGAGGGTTTGGGAGAACGGACTGTCGTATTATTGAAACTTTTTAGAGATACAATGACCTACGCGTTGCGGGAGAATATCACCAAACAGATATGTATAACCTCTTGTCACGACGTTTATAATTATCTAAAACATTATTATAAGGGAAAACAGAACGAAGAGT containing:
- a CDS encoding S8 family serine peptidase yields the protein MKKFLPGLVFLLTINTLLLGNSFRYTPTEMIVKTTEPKGNSRINTLDVPEFDSFLVQKDVKQIKAITPSLENRFYVIRFEEPLDWEELKIQDPRFDGIEYIQPNYLNEFHVVPNDPLFTQQALHLSRIPEAWHYEIGNHNVIVAIVDSGLWFEHPEFSTYENIWINEAEYPPNGEDSSGNGYIDDWRGWDFVDAPELAQIALGDYLDQDNDPTDESGHGTHIAGIIGAATNNDQGIAGICWNVSMMILRAGFRTTIGAGYLQDDDAAAAIIYAVDNGAHVINLSWGSTIFSQIIADACQYAYDNGVIVVASAGNTPVPEVMYPARLNTTISVGAVNNFLNLTGFTSFGPDLDIVAPGEFILSTYIPIANSIYYNSSGTSMSAPFVVGAIALLLSREPGLSFNEVKSRLFSSAIDLGTPGFDNYFGHGLLNVEGLLTITDVPYIEVTSPDDHSGLSGSFDITGSVSASDFFRYTVMYTNAEMPTTLDWKDVVTHQNTPSFYYNEVHDDLIAHFYVPPTLPDDNYLIRVKLETITAGIYEKRFRVNVNQSTPVLKEGYPIAIRRYHADIPYYFVTTEFDQHVSLQMAVHSNTGYSTNVFSNYADSLHILQLPVDLPEGNISLQFTATNVSGLEYTTPLFENVIYLDKTGIPTDTFIQQTVGPAIITTPKSFDINDNGFREFIGMSIGEGQVLGDLKIYEFSYEEMIEKFTYNDSFLPIDMGIENNFGLEVLGLIGNTAVLYGTLDETEYPSFDFWTSGNTMGGNIIDYNNNGIDDLILVQNFQNTRVLTLYRRSSNHLQFVQENTLFNTTETFERNTFAPRVAARDLNGNGFMNILAADTDGDVMVYEIYNAVSDSLIWHTRLPARNLYHVSIGDYTGNGQPEFCVGGFESDLVDPNKTYWYFEFFRYDTAFQDFITLGYLSFDHYDDVNSINALDLTGDGNLELVFALTPYLYIIDYIDGEFVPIYRGSTHRTYNVIPIPQHEDYPAGVIINNSDGVDSKSQFVTLNNFTGPPSPIGLTTQPVDEHTVKLDWNYCAAEYYLIYRKHDDLITLVDSTYSNTYTDNNLIEGEEYYYSLRSVHHGYDPYISQHTTWSLAIPYAIPELLSIRMTQVNELRLLFDVQLSNDAINLGYYNVNNGVGRPSSVNHTENQRGLLLRFLNSLSEPEEDYYIEITGLTGRSGVPFPHGQYYFIYTEDLEAPVVLSHRVVNDQMLEIVFSKDLDADIVQDEANFTLQTPLVDAQNRINNIHCYDNYLEIYFREKLKHSNRPYYLTMNNIVDLAGNSLPNNQNIIRFQLTDMTTLKHVQIAPNPFNRNVHSRLEFIGLPINQQGEIRIYSLSGETVYSSTISPLTELNSSYHWSGVNNENRALSSGIYIYIIRMGKEQKRGQIAIVN
- a CDS encoding PorV/PorQ family protein, producing MKKSILILVMIIIFGLSLQGVEPINIKSDYGWKMLTIPLSPSIAAMAGTGASISDEAGSFIEHPAAGLVGNVRAISVSQNLWIFDTQLNSIAINTITGATSYGFALRALDYGKIDARDLAGDIIGEFHPLDVNLIGNFAYRITPNYYAGINLMLLYQKIQTKSSTGVAFDLGLTYLTPISGLSVDAAVKHLGKTQKVNQSRIKLPVTPELAFNYLLPVDIAIIHTELKMLKHPDDDNIRVQLGANANINSVFNVRAGYYFNHDTQNITAGIGLQLKRIDFNYAYLPFSNDIRDAHSFGLSYKF
- a CDS encoding T9SS type A sorting domain-containing protein encodes the protein MGKHLIVLTLILLFGIASLIPIIPSPKEMEMIDQNEIVISELFSPRPVRGDIGSLPQDVLILMVEFADVKFTDTITNQDYLTNPDYTLQDYIGRFMFHVQSYYLDASYEAYEINYTVCDTLITLPSNMSVYGSQTNSLERRVQLVQDVVAYIDPYINFADYDAYIMMHAGAGRETDIYGTNPNAISSSFMNRRLMQAVLDPDNDEFPGIPTDDGVYVQEMVISATNHDHPDNPEDLNYGILGLLVHLFGRQMGLPTLFGNVSNLGRAAGAGNFCAMGTGVWNANGFVPPFLSAWTRTFAGWAEPVTIRQTANDIPLTYPFNPEDLAIPRVYKVPISDEEYYLVENRQQNPDDSILEGEPNFTFKLLPPDEQDYYPPPYEDVPRFNFMKNTYRGCEWDFYLPGLGGPDYPLIDGSGILIWHIDENIIRENYEYNTINANPAHQGVTLQEADGIQHLRSSLFDIYMRGSPYDSFRAGHNDYFGKYQLADGTISLPFVQSYYGETDLEIFDISSSLNIMTFSVNFPWTLEYPYEGDDVYPAAIVEDEFGDLYLLQTTESGSIFLFKNFELLPQYPLNVESIPHLYTYTEDNHTFIIPVQSESNGAAYYKVSPSGYELIDILPENPHRVWVTHPITFSNIDSVARSAFAFYNTVQDRSEVILYSEEYVSYYTYTFANRLIASNLIQKGEELLFFTKRYDNSHYELQIIDLIEYSHLFTSFPRLDSKDIESAIVAPLTKEEIEENIYRNNIIVLTSEQISSRDEGDKIYKLYMFYENGSLCNGFPIEFSEQILSVPSLDDVTGNGYLDILLVSSNNLYVVGYNGEIHSAVIFDDLAYPEVTTQSLGVIALDVTGNGNSEIIANLGGNRFVIWNNQFQLLDGYPLMLPEQPRNYPLPVFKADAIDIYLSAEQGLLFRHTFYPQPYNPDTEAMGWFVEYGDLQRSAYYSAPLPDNPLETDKIFIKEHCYAFPVPLTYQNGGVLYFNIMVSQNLPVEVKIFDISGKQIFKEIHECQAYTNNRNKVFLDINGLATGVYFAILKAKGETVTLKFAVEK
- the efp gene encoding elongation factor P, with protein sequence MATTSDIRNGMMIEFKDGIYEIVEFLHVKPGKGNTFVRTKLRNIKSGQVLENNFRISEKLTEVRIEKSKKQYLYHDGDFFVFMDNDTYEQINIPSETIGELDRFLVENTEVVMKTSKDGEMVGIELPTSVIMEVTECDPNVKGNTASGGGKNARTQTGLRLTVPFFIEVGDLIKVDTRTGAYQERA
- the radC gene encoding DNA repair protein RadC; the encoded protein is MDDTKKKHKERLRIRYCQDGLAGFHNYEVLELILSYSLIQKDTKQIAKELINEFGSLIGVINAPVEKLIKIEGLGERTVVLLKLFRDTMTYALRENITKQICITSCHDVYNYLKHYYKGKQNEEFKVLYLNSRNYIITEETLFRGTVNEAKIYIRTLLQNVIKNGATAIIVVHNHPGGTLKASEEDIMITEKIKKVLTFIDVKVLDHIIVGDNDYISLANERMI